The proteins below come from a single Elgaria multicarinata webbii isolate HBS135686 ecotype San Diego chromosome 11, rElgMul1.1.pri, whole genome shotgun sequence genomic window:
- the LOC134406737 gene encoding olfactory receptor 10C1-like: MSRQENTTNVSGFILVGFDETQEFHVLIFSVLLSLYIITLITNSLIILLVKSDPMLNTPMYFFLMHLAYLEACYMSVIIPKLLENLLVNPAVISFWGCAMQMFFFLFFGVAECFLLAVMAFDRYIAICHPLRYTTIMNRSVCWKMVTGSYICGIVVGLVHTTVTFHLPFCGVIVDHIFCEIQPLLELVCGDTFLNEVQVIGVAMMAIMLPFLLIILSYIGIIFTIIRMPVLESRYKAFSTCSSHLIVVTLFYGTASSMYLKPKSSYSPSVDKLLSFSYTVVTPLLNPIIYSLRNKEIQGSMRKLWKKIIWL; encoded by the coding sequence ATGAGTAGACAAGAAAATACCACAAATGTATCTGGTTTCATACTGGTGGGGTTTGATGAGACTCAAGAATTTCATGTCTTAATTTTTTCAGTGTTGCTGTCTCTCTATATAATCACCTTAATAACAAATAGCTTGATTATCCTGTTAGTAAAATCTGATCCTATGCTTAACACACCAATGTATTTTTTCCTTATGCATCTGGCCTACTTAGAAGCTTGCTATATGTCAGTTATAATCCCCAAGCTACTGGAGAATTTATTGGTGAATCCTGCAGTTATTTCCTTTTGGGGATGTGCCATGCAGATGttctttttcctgttttttgGTGTTGCTGAGTGCTTTCTTCTAGCTGTAATGGCATTTGACCGGTACATTGCAATATGTCACCCTTTGCGCTACACAACCATTATGAACAGGAGTGTTTGCTGGAAAATGGTAACTGGTTCATACATATGTGGGATTGTAGTTGGGCTGGTCCACACCACTGTCACatttcatttgccattttgtggTGTGATTGTCGACCACATCTTCTGTGAGATACAACCACTGTTGGAATTGGTCTGTGGAGACACTTTCTTAAATGAAGTCCAAGTAATAGGAGTGGCTATGATGGCTATCATGCTACCATTCCTGCTGATCATCCTTTCTTACATTGGCATTATTTTCACTATCATTAGAATGCCAGTTTTGGAGAGCAGATACAAAGCCTTCTCCACCTGTTCCTCACATTTAATAGTGGTCACACTTTTCTATGGCACAGCTAGCTCCATGTATTTAAAACCCAAATCCAGCTACTCTCCATCAGTGGACAAGCTTTTATCATTTTCCTACACAGTTGTAACTCCTCTGTTAAATCCAATTATCTATAGTCTCAGAAACAAGGAAATCCAGGGATCCATGAGAAAGCTGTGGAAGAAAATTATTTGGTTGTGA
- the LOC134406738 gene encoding olfactory receptor 10C1-like, producing the protein MENDSTVNTFILMGFSNVPDFKFLLFVVFLCIYIATVLGNVTIIVIINVDAALHTPMYFFLRNLSFLEICYTSVTIPKLLENTLARDKTISIRACATQMYFFLFFGATECCLLAIMAYDRYVAICNPLRYLVIMRKRVCVQLAALSWICGCLVAVGHTTFIFKLPFCESNHINHFFCEIQPLLKLVCGDTYWNEVQIIVAAAFVILMPFMLILMSYFHIISTILHMQSAKSRQKAFSTCSSHLVVVSLFYGTAIFIYIRPKSSYSLNVDKLLSLFYSVITPILNPIIYSLRNKEVKGALKKTVLKLIPLKC; encoded by the coding sequence ATGGAAAATGATAGCACAgtgaatacatttattttaatgggtttcTCTAATGTCCCAGATTTTAAATTCCTTCTCTTTGTGGTGTTCCTGTGCATTTACATTGCTACTGTACTGGGTAATGtcaccatcattgtcatcatTAATGTTGATGCTGCTCTCCACACTCCTATGTACTTCTTCCTCAGGAACCTGTCTTTCCTGGAAATCTGCTACACTTCAGTCACTATCCCCAAGTTGCTTGAGAACACCCTTGCTCGGGACAAAACCATCTCTATAAGAGCATGTGCCACTCAAAtgtatttctttctcttctttggtGCCACTGAGTGCTGCCTTCTAGCCATCATGGCTTACGATCGCTACGTAGCTATATGCAACCCACTGAGATATTTGGTCATCATGAGAAAGAGGGTATGCGTCCAGCTTGCTGCCTTGTCTTGGATTTGTGGCTGCCTGGTGGCTGTGGGTCATACTACCTTCATTTTCAAGCTGCCTTTCTGTGAGTCCAACCACATTAACCATTTCTTCTGTGAAATCCAGCCACTTCTAAAGCTGGTGTGTGGGGACACATACTGGAATGAAGTCCAAATTATTGTCGCTGCTGCCTTTGTAATCCTGATGCCATTCATGCTTATTCTCATGTCCTATTTCCATATCATCTCCACCATCTTACATATGCAATCAGCCAAGAGCCGCCAGAAGGCTTTTTCCACCTGCTCCTCACACCTTGTAGTGGTTTCTTTATTTTATGGGACTGCCATTTTTATATACATACGTCCCAAATCAAGCTATTCTCTGAATGTGGACAAACTGCTTTCTCTCTTCTACTCAGTTATTACTCCAATACTGAATCCTATCATCTACAGTCTGAGGAATAAGGAGGTAAAGGGAGCTCTGAAAAAGACAGTGTTGAAGCTAATTCCATTGAAATgttaa